The proteins below are encoded in one region of Micromonospora sp. DSM 45708:
- a CDS encoding DUF2188 domain-containing protein has product MAKGDIDTYQQDGQWKNRPEGNERASSRHDTKAEAEAAGREMAAERGTEHVIKKQDGTIGEKNTYPRSRDPREIPG; this is encoded by the coding sequence ATGGCGAAGGGTGACATCGACACCTACCAGCAGGACGGGCAGTGGAAGAACCGCCCGGAGGGCAACGAGCGCGCCAGCAGCCGGCACGACACGAAGGCCGAGGCGGAGGCCGCCGGCCGGGAGATGGCGGCCGAGCGGGGCACCGAGCACGTGATCAAGAAGCAGGACGGCACGATCGGCGAGAAGAACACGTACCCGCGCAGCCGCGATCCCCGGGAGATCCCGGGCTGA
- a CDS encoding S1 family peptidase yields the protein MRLSGSSRRSATALTVAGALVVGALAGAPAHAAPETSATPEKATALAAALGDRSAGTYADAAGAMVVTVTDAAAAQKVRAAGATPKLVTRGADDLARATSALDKSARIPGTAWWTDPATNQVVVSVDSTVTGAKLDRVRAVAKQLDGTIRIEREAGTLGTRTAGGEAIYAQGGGRCSLGFNVRSGSTSYFLTAGHCTAIAANWYADSGQSSQLGTGGTGSFPGNDYGIVQHTDAGAAEGSVSLYNGSTQAITGAADAFVGQSVQRSGSTTGLHGGTVEALDATVNYAEGSVSGLIRTNVCAEPGDSGGSLFSGSSAIGLTSGGNGDCSSGGTTYFQPVTEALSVYGVSIA from the coding sequence ATGCGACTCTCCGGGTCATCACGGCGTTCCGCCACCGCCCTCACGGTGGCCGGCGCACTGGTCGTCGGCGCTCTGGCCGGCGCACCCGCCCACGCCGCACCCGAGACGTCCGCCACCCCCGAGAAGGCCACCGCGCTCGCCGCCGCACTCGGCGACCGCTCCGCCGGGACGTACGCCGACGCCGCCGGCGCCATGGTCGTCACGGTGACCGACGCCGCCGCCGCCCAGAAGGTCCGCGCGGCCGGCGCCACCCCGAAGCTCGTCACCCGGGGCGCGGACGACCTCGCCCGCGCCACCTCGGCGCTCGACAAGTCCGCCCGCATCCCCGGCACCGCCTGGTGGACCGACCCGGCGACCAACCAGGTCGTCGTCTCGGTCGACAGCACCGTCACCGGCGCGAAGCTGGACCGGGTCAGGGCCGTCGCGAAGCAGCTCGACGGCACGATCCGGATCGAGCGCGAGGCCGGCACGCTCGGCACCCGGACGGCCGGCGGCGAGGCCATCTACGCCCAGGGCGGCGGACGTTGCTCGCTCGGCTTCAACGTGCGCAGCGGCAGCACCTCCTACTTCCTGACCGCCGGGCACTGCACCGCGATCGCCGCCAACTGGTACGCCGACTCCGGGCAGAGCAGCCAGCTCGGCACCGGTGGCACCGGCAGCTTCCCCGGTAACGACTACGGCATCGTGCAGCACACGGACGCCGGCGCGGCCGAGGGCAGCGTCTCGCTCTACAACGGCAGCACGCAGGCCATCACCGGCGCGGCCGACGCGTTCGTCGGGCAGTCGGTGCAGCGTTCCGGCAGCACCACCGGCCTGCACGGCGGCACGGTCGAGGCGCTCGACGCCACGGTGAACTACGCCGAGGGCAGCGTCTCCGGCCTGATCCGCACGAACGTCTGCGCCGAGCCGGGCGACAGTGGCGGCTCGCTGTTCAGCGGCAGCAGCGCGATCGGCCTGACCTCCGGCGGCAACGGTGACTGCTCCTCCGGCGGGACCACCTACTTCCAGCCGGTGACCGAGGCGCTCAGCGTGTACGGCGTCAGCATCGCCTGA